Genomic DNA from Caloranaerobacter ferrireducens:
TTTAGGAGCATTATTGAATACAATTTTGAATTTAACTAGATTTGTAATGAATTTTTTTGATATGTTTCCATATAAAGCATTAACACTACCTCAGCCGTCATTTGAGAGTATTATTTACTATTATCTCGCCGTATTTATACTTTTGAGTTATATAAAACTTGATTTGCTATCTGTGAAGATTAAGAAAGCTTTTTTGATAAGTACTTTATTTACTATACTATTGATAGTATTCTATATTACTTTACAAAATAATGTAGAAATAGAATTTCTAGATGTTGGACAAGGTGATTGTAGCTTGATTAACCTTAATAACGAAAAATTTTTCTTAATAGATACTGGTGGTTCACTTACAGGTGAATTCGACATTGGTGAAAATATACTTTATCCGTATTTAGTTAAAAAGGGTATTTTTACTTTGGATGGAGTTTTTATATCTCATTTTCACGAAGACCATTGTGAAGCTTTACTAAAATTAATTGAAAGACTTAAAATAAAAAATATATTTATATCATATGAAAATATACAGAATGACCTTTATTTAGATATTATTAAAAAAGCAGCAGAAAAAGATATACCAGTTAAAATATTAACTAGAGGTGATAAAATAAAGGTAACTAAAAGTGTATCTTTTGAAGTTTTATATCCTAATAAAGATATAAATAAAAGTAGATATGAAAATGAGAACAACTTGTCTATGGTATTGCTTCTAGAGGTATATGGGAAAAAAGTTTTGTTTACTGGAGATATAGAATCGGAAGTGGAAAAAATAGTGTCAAGTCAAAACAATATAGACATAGATATTCTTAAAATACCTCATCATGGTAGTAATACATCTTCAACTGAAGAATTTTTAAAATCAGTTAAACCTGAATATGGTATTATAAGTGTAGGTATCAACTATTTTGGACATCCTAGTGAAGAAGTGCTAAAAAGATATAAAAAACATAATATAAAAATTTATAGAACTGATAAAGATGGGTTAGTTACAATACAAATCACACCAAGCAAATATAAGATATATGGGTTTATTAGTAATTAAAACTTTAAGACCAAGGGAGTGTTACTATGAGTTATAGACAAATTTTAAATGATATTCAAAATAATGATTTAAAAAGAGTTTATCTTATATATGGTAAGGAAAACTATTTAATTGATTGGATAATAAATGAGATAAAAGAAAAATATATAGATAAAAGTTTTGAGTCTCTTAATTACGTGTATTTAGATGGAAAAGAAGTAAGTGTAGATTCAATTATAAATGCCTGTGAGACGCTACCTTTTATGTCAGATAAAAAAATTGTAATTATAGAGAACTTAATATTTTTAACAGGTGGAAAACTAGGTAGCAAAGAAGATGAGCAGCGTTTAAATGAATATATTTCTAAGATAAGCAGTTTCACTTGTTTAATTTTTGTTGTTAGAGAAGAGAAGATTGATAACAGAAAAAAGCTAGTTAAAAATATAAAAAATGTTGGTATGGTTGTTGAATTATCAAAAATAAAAGGAGACGATTTAATTAAATGGGTATCTAAGCTATTTAGTAAATATAATAAAAAGATAACAAAAAATGATATTTTACATTTTATTGAAAATACAGGGTATTTAGAGTTTAGTAGTAATAAGACACTTTATGATTTGGAAAATGAAATTATAAAAATATGTAATTATTTAGGGGATAGAAAGAAAGTTGAGATTGAAGATATAGATAAAATTCTGATTCGAAGTCTTGAAAATAATATTTTTAAATTAGTTGATTCAGTTGGTCAAAAAAGGACAGATAGGGCACTAACACTTTTAAATGAGATGATATTAAATAATGAACCAATACAGTTGATTTTACATATGGTTATCAAACAAATTAGACTTTTATTTATGACAAAACTTTTAGAAGGAAAAGGGTATAGTCAAGGTGTTATTGCACAAAAGCTAGGAGTTCAGAATTTTGTAGTAAAAAAATTGATTGAACAAAGCAGGAATTTTAGAATTGAAGAATTACAAAGTGCATTTGAAAGATGTTTAAAAGTAGATGAAAGTATTAAAAAAGGTGAAATAGAGAGTAGGCTAGCACTTGAAATGTTGATTGTTGAGTTTTCAAGAAGTATTTAAAAGTTTTCAAAAAAAAATAATTCGGGCTTTTGCCCGAAGTATAAGTGCTACATATTTAATTAAACAGCTTCATTTAATCTCTTAGCTAAACGGCTAACCTTTCTTGAAGCTGCATTTTTATGAATAGTCCCTTTTGCAGCAGCTCTATAAAGCTTTTTCTCAACTAATCTAAGTAAGCTTTTAGCTTCTTCAATATTTCCGCTTTCTAATGCTTCATTAAACTTTCTGATGTAAGTCTTGATTTCTGACTTTCTTCTTCTATTTATAGCAGTTCTTTTTTCTATAACTTTAATTCTCTTCTTAGCTGATTTAATATTTGCCATAGGTTCACCCCCTTCAAATGCAATTGACAAATGATATTTTACCATGAACATAT
This window encodes:
- the holA gene encoding DNA polymerase III subunit delta — translated: MSYRQILNDIQNNDLKRVYLIYGKENYLIDWIINEIKEKYIDKSFESLNYVYLDGKEVSVDSIINACETLPFMSDKKIVIIENLIFLTGGKLGSKEDEQRLNEYISKISSFTCLIFVVREEKIDNRKKLVKNIKNVGMVVELSKIKGDDLIKWVSKLFSKYNKKITKNDILHFIENTGYLEFSSNKTLYDLENEIIKICNYLGDRKKVEIEDIDKILIRSLENNIFKLVDSVGQKRTDRALTLLNEMILNNEPIQLILHMVIKQIRLLFMTKLLEGKGYSQGVIAQKLGVQNFVVKKLIEQSRNFRIEELQSAFERCLKVDESIKKGEIESRLALEMLIVEFSRSI
- the rpsT gene encoding 30S ribosomal protein S20, which gives rise to MANIKSAKKRIKVIEKRTAINRRRKSEIKTYIRKFNEALESGNIEEAKSLLRLVEKKLYRAAAKGTIHKNAASRKVSRLAKRLNEAV